The genomic interval tcgccaccaaaatttattttaaaatagggaaaacattgggaaacccttaaaaatataaaaaatgatctTTGAAaacagattttgagttcggcagtcgattatgcgtagggaaggtattagcNNNNNNNNNNNNNNNNNNNNNNNNNNNNNNNNNNNNNNNNNNNNNNNNNNNNNNNNNNNNNNNNNNNNNNNNNNNNNNNNNNNNNNNNNNNNNNNNNNNNNNNNNNNNNNNNNNNNNNNNNNNNNNNNNNNNNNNNNNNNNNNNNNNNNNNNNNNNNNNNNNNNNNNNNNNNNNNNNNNNNNNNNNNNNNNNNNNNNNNNNNNNNNNNNNNNNNNNNNNNNNNNNNNNNNNgagttcgggagtcgattatgcgtagggaaggtattagcaccctacgacatccgctaaaaaacggttacctataattaattgtgcaaaattatatcaacttaactatatttatttctctttattattaaatatagatataaaattattttttataactatgATTTTCTTGAGGTAAAAGCATgtttaaaagagtaaaaaagtttttattattgtgtttgacAAGAATGTAATCTTGCTCCTaggtatctcccggtgcgatggagaaatcaaagctacgtagttcttgggtaaaaaatgtggatgtgttgattgcttttaaataaattgtactttgttattaaaaaagaaaagttaaatttGACGACCATAAAAGggttgtttgatttgaaaaattattttaaaacatgagttttaagacgatcgaattgtacaactcgtgtctcaaaactcaaggagtaaaaagatgtcacatctaatttaatcctcttaagaatattttattatttttttataaaaaaataagctCTAGAACcttcaagttgtacaacttgtgttatAACTGCTCAACAATTAAAAAGATATCACAtctcattaattattttgaaataattttatataactattaatttattaaaaataaaataaattttgaaattatcatgatataacaattatattaacacataaaaaaaactacactgcgcataattttatttattttttgcagtactatttttttaacaaaacaagaCTTTATATAACAAAAACTTAATAAGCGGCCaaagtttgaaaaaaatatacctaaaaaaaataaaagaaaataaaagaaaatgttgGTTGTTTTCATAACAAagttatatgaaaaaaaaataaaaacaaaaagaaatagcTTGCAAAAGGAAAGATTTGGTGCAACGTAGATTGCACGCTGAAGTGGAAAAGAGGAAAAGAAAGCTAGCTGTATTGTGACAGACACGCGTAAAGTAAACAGAATCCAGATGAAAAGAAATTTTAACATTCAATGCTAAGAACAATATATCTTAGAATCATTTTAACAATATATgtcttaattttaaacaaatgataaatataatttgaatataatttgaacataaaatcagattttaagaaataaagttaTCATATAAATGAAATATGTCAACAATAAACGAcagaaaaaaatgtattaaggTGATAGAGACCAAACCAAAAGGTAGATCGGGTGGAACGGGGCGGCAAAGGAGAAGGTAGTGATGTTAAGAAGGTAGTGATGTTACAGCTTCCGGTTAGCCTTGATATTGCGGTTATGACTCTATTCctaagttttcttttttttttttctctcataaatttctatctttccttttttttttttcaaatgaatttttatcttCTACTTATAGACTAAAATAGTGAACTGTTGTATTCGTTAGATAAAGTTAAGTTtcgaatttttattattatacatcAAAGTGTTGATGAGATAAAATCGGGTTCTGAGTTCTTCATTGTtgtgttcataaaataaaacaaagttctGGTTTCGTTGTTTTACATCAATatgttcataaaataaaagaaatgtatGGGTTTTATTTGTTTGACAGCAATATTGTTcatgaaataaaagaaatttatgGTTTTCATTTGTTTTACAGCAATatgttcataaaataaaagaaagttatggGTTGTCATTGTTTTACCGTGAAAAGAAACAACCTTGTATATTTAACAAGtgattttgtgattgagtgtaggaatggtgaagatataattgagataaaataaaaaattaaaattcaaagattaaaaaaaattaaaattaaaattaaaattaaatagtgtatagattatgtttttttgttttcattattatgaaaataatttttaattattgggacaaaattgaggtactacattagtaaaatataaatcacaaaaattgattaaaaaaactataaagtcaaaaaaaatattagataaaaaaaataaaagaccaaaattatattcaaaccaaaaatatatttatccaaCATTGCCACtattaatttcaaaaacaaaatcagtatttttgaaaaaatcacAATACTAAAGTCATTTTTATCGTTTCTAAAAATATCAGTCACTCGCGATTTGCATATGATGGTCAATGTGAAAATTAATGATACGGTGAATTGATAGTCATAATATGAAAGTAGCTATTacacaaaatgaaaaatgaaaacaatttgTTGAAGTAAATATTTCCTAATGTTTCTCTACCTAATTGTTATAAATAGTGCGCATAGATAGAAGGGGAACcatattcaaaaaaatcatattttgtttattcACATAACTTGTGTGAACCactcaacaaaacaaaaacatacgGCAATTGTCTTGTTGGGTAAGCACAAATTTTAGAAGCAAGGTACGTTTTTGCCTTAATATATAAAGTAAACAAAGCTCTTGTTATTCTGACAAATTTATTGCAAATAATCTTTGAAATTTATTgcaaatattctttaaaatttaactCGTTAAATGAAAATGAGTTCACCTAATTGGAGTGTCACAAAAAAAAACCTCAATGTCTTTTACTAACTTGAGAAATTGCATTAACTTGGTAAGTAAAACCTACCGTGtaatataattgatatatttaattttataaaagaaaacacCGTCAACTATTCTATCTAACCAAATTAAACTACATTTAACCGTCAGATTCTCTTAAAcctcttataaaattattattttattttcttcaatgtTTAACATGAATGTTGATAAGATAATTATAAATTACTCAAGAATTTTTGtggaaatgatatttatttactACTCTATTACTTATTTTTGTGTGTATACTTGGACACGATTTTGCATAAGAATCAACTCTTCATCCTCTAGCATTTTTGCTTCTATTGATAATAGAGATTAGAGGAATTGAATTCTTATAGGTGATGGTGTGTATGAGGTGGTTGAGGATATTTAGAATTTTTGTACAAATGTTAAGTTTGTTCACAAGGGCTAAGGTGGCTCATGAGTTggtaattttgaaaatttggggTCGTAAAATTGTTGGAAAGGTATGAGGGTATTTAGGGTGTATTGTTTGAGGGGTAGCACGAGAGGGTTGGAAAAATTTATTGTATATATGaatattattagttattataTCAAAGATTTATGGTAgctactaaaaataaatatattaaaagagatTGTCGAAAAGAAGAATCTGAATTTCATATGTATTCAAGAGACAAAAATTAAGGTTATAGAAAGAAGAATATGTGGTACATTGTGGGATTTAGAGGGTTGTGAATTTGCTTTTAAACTTAAGTTCAATATTTGGGTGGATTGTTAACCATTTGGGACAAGAATGCATTTGTGTTACAAAGTTTGTGGGTTTGTGATCATGCTCTTGAAATTGAAGGTGTGTGGAAAGTTTTTGGTGATTTAGTGGCATTGGTTAATGTATCTGAATCTTGTGATgttagaaaatatattgtgttaCAAAATGATTAAAAAGGAGATTGGTTGTTGCATATgtggatattttaattttatctttttaaagtGGTTATGTGACAATTGAAGTATTTATGtcaaactaaaattatttttaattatgatcatttatatataattataaaatttatatttttcatctcattatttattataacaCATTATCTCACTTGATATGTCTCTTATATATTGGAGAGTTCATTTAttgacaaaatttatatattgcacaataatttttagaaaGTAAATCTATAAAGATAGACAACACAAATACACAATTTATATAGTTGACAATGATAGTAAAAAAATGCTTATATAGAtacttttgatgaaatatttaattagttGGAATAACGAATTGCATTATGGTTGTAACGTGTAACAAAAATTAAcactaaatgaaaaatatatgttcaaaTTGCTTCAGTTGGGTATTGATCAAGAAAAACTAGATGCATTACATTACTTCTTGgttgaaaatattattacatAATTACTCTAACTAATGTGGCATAACTCTCATAGCAGGAAACAATCACGATGGTTTtgacttaattatattttttagacaCCGATGAGCAAAACGAGATAATAGATGCATTTAATGGACACTATTACATATAGCAATCAGCGCCCATAACTTTATGCACAAATgcaatttttataatgtttcaatactatagtaaaaatattaaactcAAACTATAGGTAGGATAACTTTAATTCATGAAGAGTAACCTGTTGTGGTATTCATTTTAAAgaattattaaattgtgaaacACATTAAAATTGTACAAAGAATTAACTttaaaaacatttcaaatgaaaattggACCAATGAAGACTTGGCCTGTAGAGGTATGTTTCAGAAACAATCCCACCCTCACCCAAATGCTCTATAATGGCaacatttatattaaatgtTGACACAATTTGTTTTTAAGATTTAGGATTTTTGGAGGTTATAAAACATAAGTGGATATCCAACTGGgtcataaataaattgaattataacCATGTGATTTTAACtggatatttaaaatgaatttaaatccGATTTTGAATTTGAAGTACATAACCAGATTTTTTGTACAATGCTGGCTACTACTCTACCTCTCAATTAtttggatttagatttataaccaaatccattatttggtttaaaatcaattataaaatttgttatggttaaataaccggtttTAATTACGCAACAGATTTTAAAAagttcaatttaaattttttttgaaaaaaacgaaattttattttatttctcataatttttgaaaaaaaatttcaaaaaaaaaaatttcaaaattaacaaaatcaaaattattttttagatttagaatttttttttagaaatttagtaaataaaaactaaattcaatttTAGATTTAGAGTACATATACAGATTTTTTTGGAGAGCCCTAGTTACTAATCTACCTCTGCCATATTTCTTCTGTTAACGATGCAAATCCAGGCGTTACCCATAACAGAGTCTCCTATTTGAAGACGCCACGTGCTTGAATTGAAGCAAAGCACGCACATTGTCGTGTTCAGGCCTGACTCCGTTGAGTTTGATGCGTACCCTCTTTCTTGGCCTATGAATACTTGCTTTCTCCGTCCAGCTGCTCACACTGAAAGCACAGCTCCTTTACTCCCCCGAAGTATGCTGCGATTGACCTGACATATTGCTTCCTCCTCTTCCTAGCCGCTTCTCTAACTAATAGCGACAGCTTCGTTATCAATCGCCTGATTGAACAAGATTGCCAGCGCATTCCATCCCTGACTCGGCGATTTCGCGTCCTTGATATGACCGATCATCTCCTTCGTCACGGTCATCTTTAGGACGTATAAGAATACGACAACAACGAAATGCAAATCCAGGCGTTACCCAACGACAACAACAATGGCATCGTCATACCAACCAAATCCACCACCCGCCGCCGCAAGAGAAACGAATACGACGATGCTACACACCTGACGGCGCGTAAAAAAAAGGAGATGAGAATTCATTTATCGCTTACAAGACCTTCTTACGTTCTTGGACTCTCTCCCAAGCCTCTTAGATCGGAACATCGTCGGAGGTTGCGATATTTGCTTCGTAGGTTTGTTAATCAGCATGATTGGGTTGGTGCTAGTGGTGTTCTTAGTGTCTACTTGAAAGGAACTGTTAATGATACTTCTCCTTTGAAGAATCGTTTCAAGTTTTGGGTATTGGATTCTTTTTCCCTTTCTTATTTCTGACATGCTAAGAAAATACCATAAACTAAATTAAGATAATATTTTCACTCTATTAATTACCCTTATTAACCTAATTAGTGAAGTAAGTGGTGCACAGTGTATTATTAGAGGGTACAGttgaaaaaagtaattaaattcaTAGGATATAGAATCCATATAGAATTTGGTACCTTTACCCACTTTCTATCAGTGATATATGCCTGTGCATATGTAGGTTTTACTGGAGCTTGTTAAGCATGTGGAAAACCATTCTATCAGTTCAATTAATTCAACAAGGATCAGAAATCTCTATGACATTTGGTCAAAGAAAATTGGACCAATGAAGACTTGGCCTGTAGAGGTATGTTTCAGAAACAATCCCACCCTCACCGAAATGCTCTATAATGGCAACCTTTATATTAAATGTTCACACAATTTGTTTATAATGACTAGCTGAATTTCACATGTAGAAAGTTCTTTCAGTTCACTATTGATGCCTAACTTTCAAAGATTCCCCAAGTTTTGGATGTAATTATCTTAGTTTTTTtgtcacttttttttattgatttattgcATGTGCAAGCTAAGTTAGAGCAATCAGGAATGTGATTACATGCTTGTTCCATTGACATTATGTTGCAGCCGGCTGTGCTACTATGCTTTATCCAATGCAAATGATATCACCAAAGTCTGCTAAATTTATTTCTAgttgataattaaattatatttgcaaTCGGAAAATtgttatgaattaattttgCTACGCTGATTGTTAAGCATTCATATTTATTGTGGTTTTTTACTTGTAAAGCAGAGCAGATATGCGGTTCATTTGGAGTTCATGTTATTCTATCTTATGCAAGGCAATGCTGGGGATGCATATCAGCTTGCTCTATGGTAtgctatatatattaaattttaatatttagccCTTTACCTCTAGGTGAGCCTTGGCACAATGATTATAGTTGCTGTTGTGTAACTACTGGAAAGTCATAGGTTTGAATCGTGAAACCAATGTCTTGCAAAATGCAAGGCAAACTGCTTACAATAAACTCAAATGGGTCCGACCATTTTGAACCTCACTGTGGAAGGGGTTTTACGGTACCAGCCCTAGGTTGTCTTTTTTCAGtcctttatatataaatatgtgttGCATCGTGCATCATGATGCCAAGGAGTGGATTGTTTCGAAACTTGTCTTTGCTATATAAGGTTGTCAACTTTTTACATGCCATTACTGCTATATTCTTTTATAGGGGTTATGATTTATTCTATAAAACTTATATTGCTCATAATGGTTGGtaaagtattaattattattgccATTTGTATTCTAAAATACATTGCCATTTGTATTCTAAAATACATTGCAAGTTTTGAGAAATAGTGTTATAAGTATGGTTGCTTACTGGGCTCTAATTTCTTCCTTCATCGTATTCCCTTtgctttctctctctctctctctctctctcttgtttattttatttttctgtttgtTTATTCTTTAGCCTTGAACAAGAGAAAATTGATATTGATCCTGTTTCCAAGATAATGATGGGTTTGACATTCTATGAGCTTTGGTATTCTTCTATTCCCGAAGAATTTCAGTGGAGAGATTTAGATCAAATTGACTGTCAAGGGAACTCACATATGGAGGGAACCTCATTCAGCAATGAGGTTGGACAGTCAGAATGTCAAAATTCTCACATGGCACAGTCAGAACGTCAAATTACAGTTGAGTCTCACATGGCATACACTCAATATCAATGTGACTCAGATGCATCTGTCATGAATGAAAGGAAAATTTCTAAGGGTATCGTCGTTAGTAAAGATATGAGAGTTTCCATGGAAGTTGATACTAGCCATAAAAGAGGAAAATCACATCAGATCTTTCAGTCGGAAGGCTTTTACTTGATTTCTGATGAACATAAAGAAACAGATAATCCGTTTTCTAACAGTGAAGATCTTACACAAGATACCTTGTATGCTCTTGGTAAACTTTTTTATTCTCTGATTAATAATTAACAGAAGAAAATCTATTTCTTGTGGTTGTACACCTGTATGAGAATGTGCATGCACAATATGTTTGTATATGGAATTTTTCCAACCTCATTTTTGTTTACACtcagattaaaaatattgattttgtctTGCATACTACTCTGAATAGTTTCACAGTCTAAATATTGATAAACATTTCTAGT from Cicer arietinum cultivar CDC Frontier isolate Library 1 chromosome 5, Cicar.CDCFrontier_v2.0, whole genome shotgun sequence carries:
- the LOC101493752 gene encoding uncharacterized protein, which codes for MQIQALPNDNNNGIVIPTKSTTRRRKRNEYDDATHLTARKKKEMRIHLSLTRPSYVLGLSPKPLRSEHRRRLRYLLRRFVNQHDWVGASGVLSVYLKGTVNDTSPLKNRFKFWVLLELVKHVENHSISSINSTRIRNLYDIWSKKIGPMKTWPVESRYAVHLEFMLFYLMQGNAGDAYQLALCLEQEKIDIDPVSKIMMGLTFYELWYSSIPEEFQWRDLDQIDCQGNSHMEGTSFSNEVGQSECQNSHMAQSERQITVESHMAYTQYQCDSDASVMNERKISKGIVVSKDMRVSMEVDTSHKRGKSHQIFQSEGFYLISDEHKETDNPFSNSEDLTQDTLYALGKLDLWLLPLCFSGENNLEEFMDMHRNQHSDYYKNAVKYLQLALNSTSFASVALLPLTQLLLIGGQVNEVLTMLEQQCYNSHSVLPIRLRAVLLEHFDRNNSLLICSCFEEILKKDPTCRDSLAKLIMMHQTGDYNLESLVEMIALHLDATDAEYNTWRVFCLCFSKLSLLEEDCMSACSIRNEDRQEQLRSLRKTPKIFTEGISGKSWNIRCRWWLTRYFSNSKFESSIGTGDLQLLTYKAACASYMYGQEFSYVKKAYSRLEKENDTDLLLFLNEQKRNSYRIYEKFQTKLYG